Proteins from a genomic interval of Brachybacterium vulturis:
- a CDS encoding M48 family metallopeptidase yields MNDLVLHEHVAGPRGERVLVRRSARRRRTVSISRRDGDLLIAIPATFSARQERQWVTKMVDQLVSKEARRAPARRSDDALLRMAREVSELHLGGRAHPSSVTWSSRQNQRWGSCTPTDGTIRLSHQLQGMPDYVVRSVMMHELVHLLVPGHGPEFRALMANYPLAEKAQGFLDGVSWSKNLPGSGPEADDGVDDGADDGAAGAAAGTSPAQSARRAR; encoded by the coding sequence ATGAACGATCTGGTCCTCCACGAGCACGTCGCCGGTCCTCGCGGTGAACGGGTGCTGGTGCGCCGCAGCGCCCGCCGTCGCCGCACCGTCTCGATCTCCCGTCGGGACGGCGATCTGCTGATCGCGATCCCTGCGACCTTCAGCGCGCGGCAGGAGCGGCAGTGGGTGACCAAGATGGTCGATCAGCTGGTCAGCAAGGAGGCCCGTCGGGCACCGGCGCGGCGCAGCGACGACGCCCTGCTGCGGATGGCGCGAGAGGTCAGCGAGCTCCACCTCGGCGGGCGGGCACATCCCTCCTCGGTGACCTGGTCCTCACGGCAGAATCAGCGCTGGGGCTCCTGCACCCCCACCGACGGCACCATCCGGCTCTCGCATCAGCTCCAGGGCATGCCGGACTACGTGGTGCGCTCGGTGATGATGCACGAGCTCGTCCACCTGCTGGTGCCGGGACATGGACCGGAGTTCAGGGCCCTGATGGCGAACTATCCGCTGGCGGAGAAGGCACAGGGCTTCCTCGACGGCGTCTCCTGGTCGAAGAACCTGCCGGGCAGCGGCCCCGAGGCCGATGACGGGGTCGACGACGGGGCCGACGACGGGGCCGCTGGGGCGGCCGCGGGCACGTCGCCGGCTCAGTCGGCCCGGCGCGCCAGGTAG
- a CDS encoding DUF5679 domain-containing protein, with protein MADETYAGEFYCVKCREKREAEGNVVVSNGRRMAKAVCPECGTKLNRILGKA; from the coding sequence ATGGCCGACGAGACCTATGCCGGAGAGTTCTACTGCGTCAAGTGCCGTGAGAAGCGGGAGGCCGAAGGCAACGTCGTCGTCTCCAACGGCCGCCGCATGGCCAAGGCTGTGTGCCCGGAGTGCGGCACCAAGCTGAACCGGATCCTCGGCAAGGCCTGA
- a CDS encoding WhiB family transcriptional regulator: MTSLLTTFPNPADTSATMLPCHDADAADLFFSERPADLERAKSLCAGCPLIEECRQGALERAEPWGVWGGAIFENGRIIAVKRGRGRPRKNRDQEVA, from the coding sequence ATGACTTCTCTTCTGACCACTTTCCCGAACCCCGCGGACACCTCCGCGACGATGCTCCCGTGCCATGACGCGGACGCCGCCGACCTCTTCTTCTCCGAGCGCCCCGCGGACCTCGAACGGGCCAAGTCCCTGTGCGCCGGCTGCCCTCTCATCGAGGAGTGCCGTCAGGGCGCCCTCGAGAGGGCCGAGCCCTGGGGTGTGTGGGGAGGCGCGATCTTCGAGAACGGCCGCATCATCGCCGTCAAGCGCGGCCGCGGCCGGCCCCGGAAGAACCGGGACCAGGAGGTCGCATGA
- a CDS encoding ATP-dependent DNA helicase UvrD2: MTDHAAPTDRAAGGADSSAPAPTDAESLLTALDPEQREVARSFGAPMCVLAGAGTGKTRAITHRIAYGVATGQLNPRHVLAVTFTAKAAAEMRSRLRDLGVPAVQARTFHSAALRQLRHFWPRVVGGPMPELLTNKFAGIGEACQRLHLSVDRAALRDIVSEVEWSRVSMLTPESYPEAAQQARRPGVAGFDARSISRILTQYEEVKKERGVIDFEDVLLHMVGFLTERGDVAREVREQYKHFVVDEYQDVSALQHALLRLWLGTSDDLCVVGDAAQTIYTFAGARASYLLDFRSEFKRAHVIRLERNYRSTPEIVRMANTVLDGAQGRTRETRLTLASQREPGPPPLVESFPDDSAEADGIAERIVHLMTEGRSASEAAILFRTNSQSEAFEQALTSRGIGYLVRGGDRFFERQEVRRAMVSLRAASRVEQLDPARAVRDILSQQGWTPTAPETTGAVRDRWDSLNALVGLTDTITARPGTTMTEVVRELEERAESQAAPVVDGVTLASVHAAKGLEWPVVFVVGASDGLLPISMAKTPAEVEEERRLLYVALTRARDLLTVSWSAARTPGARGSRRASRFLDGVLAHPESPRTSPGAGPRRTGRRSATVYAECRVCGQGLVAPREQRLGRHEGCPSTAGQGVHATLRAWRREQARLRGTPPYAILTDAALTAVAERAPRSEQELLEVPGIGPGKVASFGTELLELLATDAEKS; the protein is encoded by the coding sequence ATGACCGACCACGCCGCCCCCACCGACCGCGCCGCCGGCGGCGCCGACAGCAGTGCGCCGGCGCCCACCGACGCGGAGTCCCTGCTCACCGCGCTCGATCCCGAGCAGCGGGAGGTGGCCCGCAGCTTCGGCGCCCCCATGTGCGTGCTCGCCGGTGCCGGCACCGGCAAGACCCGCGCCATCACCCACCGCATCGCCTACGGCGTCGCGACCGGCCAGCTGAACCCCCGCCACGTGCTGGCGGTGACCTTCACCGCGAAAGCCGCGGCCGAGATGCGCTCCCGGCTGCGTGACCTCGGTGTGCCCGCGGTCCAGGCGCGCACCTTCCACTCCGCCGCCCTGCGCCAGCTGCGCCACTTCTGGCCGCGCGTGGTGGGCGGTCCGATGCCCGAGCTGCTGACGAACAAGTTCGCGGGCATCGGGGAGGCCTGTCAGCGGCTGCACCTGAGCGTCGACCGTGCGGCGCTGCGCGACATCGTCTCCGAGGTCGAATGGTCACGGGTCTCGATGCTCACCCCGGAGTCCTACCCGGAGGCCGCCCAGCAGGCCCGCCGGCCGGGCGTCGCGGGCTTCGACGCCCGCTCCATCTCCCGCATCCTCACCCAGTACGAGGAGGTGAAGAAGGAGCGCGGGGTGATCGACTTCGAGGACGTCCTGCTGCACATGGTCGGCTTCCTCACCGAGCGCGGCGATGTCGCCCGGGAGGTGCGAGAGCAGTACAAGCACTTCGTGGTCGACGAGTACCAGGACGTCTCCGCCCTCCAGCACGCCCTGCTGCGGCTCTGGCTGGGCACCTCCGACGATCTCTGCGTGGTCGGGGACGCCGCCCAGACGATCTACACCTTCGCCGGTGCCCGAGCCTCGTATCTGCTCGACTTCCGCTCCGAGTTCAAGCGCGCGCACGTCATCCGGCTCGAGCGGAACTACCGCTCCACCCCGGAGATCGTGCGGATGGCCAACACCGTGCTGGACGGGGCGCAGGGCCGCACCCGCGAGACCCGCCTGACCCTGGCCTCCCAGCGCGAGCCGGGCCCGCCGCCGCTGGTCGAGTCCTTCCCCGACGACTCCGCCGAGGCCGACGGCATCGCCGAGCGGATCGTCCACCTGATGACCGAGGGGCGCAGCGCCTCCGAGGCCGCGATCCTGTTCCGCACCAACAGCCAGTCCGAGGCCTTCGAGCAGGCGCTGACCTCCCGCGGCATCGGCTACCTGGTGCGCGGCGGCGACCGCTTCTTCGAACGCCAGGAGGTGCGCCGGGCCATGGTCTCCCTCCGCGCCGCGTCCCGGGTCGAGCAGCTCGATCCGGCCCGCGCGGTGCGCGACATCCTCTCCCAGCAGGGGTGGACGCCGACGGCCCCGGAGACCACCGGTGCCGTCCGCGACCGCTGGGACTCGCTGAACGCCCTCGTCGGCCTCACCGACACCATCACCGCCCGGCCGGGCACCACCATGACCGAGGTGGTGCGCGAGCTGGAGGAACGGGCGGAGTCGCAGGCCGCCCCGGTCGTCGACGGGGTCACCCTCGCCTCCGTGCACGCCGCCAAGGGCCTGGAATGGCCGGTGGTGTTCGTGGTCGGCGCCAGCGACGGCCTGCTGCCGATCTCGATGGCGAAGACCCCGGCCGAGGTCGAGGAGGAGCGTCGTCTGCTCTACGTCGCCCTCACCCGGGCCCGGGATCTGCTCACGGTGAGCTGGTCGGCCGCCCGCACCCCCGGGGCCCGCGGTTCGCGCAGGGCCTCCCGCTTCCTCGACGGGGTCCTCGCCCATCCCGAGTCCCCGCGGACCTCGCCGGGTGCGGGACCGCGCCGCACCGGTCGCCGCTCCGCCACCGTCTATGCGGAGTGCCGGGTGTGCGGGCAGGGCCTGGTCGCGCCGCGGGAGCAGCGGCTGGGCCGCCATGAGGGCTGCCCGTCGACCGCCGGGCAGGGGGTGCACGCCACGCTGCGCGCCTGGCGGCGCGAGCAGGCACGGCTGCGCGGGACCCCGCCCTACGCGATCCTCACCGATGCCGCGCTGACCGCGGTCGCCGAGCGTGCCCCGCGCAGCGAGCAGGAGCTGCTCGAGGTGCCGGGGATCGGCCCCGGCAAGGTCGCGAGCTTCGGCACGGAGCTGCTCGAGCTGCTCGCGACGGACGCCGAGAAATCCTGA
- the nudC gene encoding NAD(+) diphosphatase, whose amino-acid sequence MAKLRGPHLSTPLTLLGSDRDALQRSDPGAVAPGEDARYLVTRAGAVTLREDDDGTLHAVLAEADPRDGALQPLVLLGRRDGFRVLAAEIAEPSPELDAPGRDLRDLRRVADQLADSDADLAAAAVAMGAWHRSMRHCPQCGSALEPEMAGWVLRCREDGTEQFPRTDPAVIMAVRDGQDRLLLARNAHFPSGFHSVLAGFVEPGESLENAVAREVAEEVGITVEEVEYVGSQPWPFPRSLMLGYRAWAPDAGELALQEEEIAEARWFSREELAAALEAGEIALPGTASMGRALIDDWFGRSAQR is encoded by the coding sequence ATGGCGAAGCTCCGTGGTCCCCATCTCAGCACCCCCCTCACCCTCCTCGGCTCCGACCGGGACGCGCTGCAGCGCAGCGACCCGGGAGCGGTCGCCCCCGGTGAGGACGCCCGCTACCTGGTCACCCGGGCCGGGGCGGTCACCCTGCGCGAGGACGACGACGGCACCCTCCATGCCGTCCTGGCGGAGGCGGATCCCCGCGACGGCGCCCTGCAGCCGCTGGTGCTGCTGGGCCGGCGTGACGGATTCCGCGTGCTCGCCGCCGAGATCGCCGAGCCCAGCCCCGAGCTGGACGCCCCGGGTCGTGATCTGCGCGACCTCCGGCGCGTCGCCGATCAGCTGGCCGACAGCGACGCGGACCTCGCGGCCGCCGCCGTGGCGATGGGTGCCTGGCATCGTTCGATGCGCCACTGCCCGCAGTGCGGCAGCGCGCTGGAGCCGGAGATGGCCGGTTGGGTGCTGCGCTGCCGCGAGGACGGCACCGAGCAGTTCCCCCGCACCGATCCCGCCGTGATCATGGCGGTGCGCGACGGGCAGGACCGCCTCCTGCTGGCCCGCAACGCCCACTTCCCCAGCGGCTTCCACTCGGTGCTGGCAGGTTTCGTCGAGCCGGGCGAGAGCCTCGAGAACGCGGTGGCCCGCGAGGTCGCCGAGGAGGTCGGGATCACGGTCGAGGAGGTCGAGTACGTGGGCAGCCAGCCCTGGCCCTTCCCCCGCTCGCTGATGCTCGGCTACCGGGCCTGGGCGCCGGACGCCGGCGAGCTCGCGCTGCAGGAGGAGGAGATCGCCGAAGCCCGCTGGTTCAGCCGCGAGGAGCTCGCCGCCGCCCTGGAGGCGGGGGAGATCGCACTGCCCGGCACGGCCTCGATGGGCCGCGCGCTGATCGACGACTGGTTCGGCCGCTCCGCGCAGCGGTGA
- a CDS encoding phosphotransferase translates to MHRNSYSLAALAAAAVPGLVPARTMPIATPAEDLDVAGIVGEDGRRVMVLSPGSTAAGVRLERDLKVADTLTGTSLRSVIPPVLGFVKLSEGGRCAVTEAPVGRPLMLDDLAGSPVLAGSLGQKLARIHTVPRYAAEAAGVETFTPEAMLAAHRARIDTVTAAGHLPAAVSQRWQALLEDQELWEVTPQFVHGDLSEESLFTADEQVSAIRDWSSSKVADAASDLAWLISSLAPERFDELYAAYREELPTPTHPRLVERAQALGEFAVAEWLAHGLEVGDEEIVADARGMIADLDADLAQLAREEAERAYEEMRAREDGSV, encoded by the coding sequence GTGCATCGCAACTCCTATTCCCTGGCTGCTCTTGCGGCGGCGGCGGTCCCCGGGCTGGTCCCGGCACGGACCATGCCGATCGCCACCCCCGCCGAGGATCTCGACGTCGCCGGCATCGTGGGCGAGGACGGCCGACGCGTGATGGTCCTCTCCCCCGGCTCGACCGCCGCCGGGGTCCGTCTGGAGCGGGACCTGAAGGTCGCCGACACGCTCACCGGCACCTCGCTGCGCAGCGTGATCCCTCCGGTGCTCGGCTTCGTGAAGCTCTCCGAGGGCGGGCGCTGCGCGGTCACGGAGGCCCCCGTCGGTCGCCCGCTGATGCTCGATGATCTCGCCGGCAGTCCGGTGCTCGCCGGGTCCCTGGGCCAGAAGCTGGCCCGGATCCACACCGTGCCGCGCTACGCCGCCGAGGCGGCCGGGGTGGAGACCTTCACCCCGGAGGCGATGCTGGCCGCCCATCGCGCCCGGATCGACACCGTCACCGCTGCCGGGCACCTGCCCGCCGCGGTCTCCCAGCGCTGGCAGGCGCTGCTCGAGGACCAGGAGCTGTGGGAGGTCACCCCGCAGTTCGTGCACGGGGACCTCTCCGAGGAGAGCCTGTTCACGGCCGACGAACAGGTCAGTGCGATCCGCGACTGGTCCTCCTCCAAGGTCGCCGACGCCGCCTCCGACCTCGCCTGGCTGATCTCCTCGCTGGCCCCGGAGCGGTTCGACGAGCTCTACGCCGCCTACCGCGAGGAGCTGCCCACCCCGACGCATCCGCGGCTGGTGGAGCGGGCACAGGCCCTCGGCGAGTTCGCCGTCGCGGAATGGCTCGCCCACGGTCTGGAGGTGGGCGATGAGGAGATCGTCGCCGACGCCCGCGGCATGATCGCCGACCTCGATGCCGATCTCGCGCAGCTCGCGCGGGAGGAGGCCGAGCGGGCCTACGAGGAGATGCGCGCGCGGGAGGACGGGTCGGTCTGA